Proteins from one Sulfurovum sp. TSL1 genomic window:
- a CDS encoding DEAD/DEAH box helicase, producing MINGWLLEGIAEERKKANTLVNNYILNYELNNESIDIDYDLVRRVIDILEFALFDLLSSPVERDEIKKLASELFRLSRILPETDCVSQNLQLQLKYSCFGVLGDLTTSVSMLLKEREWDTSLLESANWKERTFVTIMDVWLRLIRKKGWNDRDIVLERISNLKQAQKEYEKNFIEESKKKKDGYELIILYHLASAAEKMALYITDGKVNGNFQVQQILDSHFDKVIDICKHVQMLELEPIVRLLEATSKNLVENSIWTVTRAVNSRVTKFVQTLVDQGRGDKALFDVLPPQRLTLAEEGLLGSSRRAVVVSLPTSSGKTMISQFRILQALNQFDHENGWVAYLAPTRALVNQITRRIRNDFEPLGISVEQVSPALEVDGFEMSILQNRDKDSQFKVLVTTPEKLDLMLRQNWEKKIERPLTLVVVDEAHNLQNANRGLKLELLLANINKECEHAQFLLLTPFIENAKEIATWLGGVNSDDISMSLDWQPNDRAIGIVYAEKSDSRCTSGCNFNLKFKSVHTSKPSISIDDNILMLGNNDTYTFRQVNNNAKLATMVVNQLKQRDSVIAIHGRIDWTWSLANEIKSKSSQVPPSENIQYVQKFLAYEFGATFQLIDLLNYKIGVHHAGLSDEVRTLMEWLFEEGEINVLVATTTIAQGMNFPVGAVVMASHQYYSPSAPPIAMPPEDFWNIAGRAGRVGQDSVGIISLVAKNDTEIEKLKTFINNQTGALNSSLIEMVTEAMQSTNRMNIEDLGKIVYQQPTWSAFVQYLTHTYKQMGESENFITEIEQVLRGTFGFEKLRQKNRDWSNKFIRGVANYVTYMQKPGQPINLVDSTGFSLQSVNTLLQNAGIENINKDSWNQELFGHSSIELQKMIGVLLKIPELRDNFDDIVRKTNSQDGNTISLVIKDWVNGKSIENIAEDYFKTENISMDDAITKCGQSLYGRITQTASWGLSALLSSTVGEVEDEEFQKLSNLPARVYYGVNTDDAMMLRLLGVPRIASNELSKELVNINSDAVVNVREMLKANGQEVWKRTMGNEKGKVYYKVWSVLEGLN from the coding sequence ATGATAAATGGTTGGTTACTAGAAGGGATTGCAGAAGAAAGGAAAAAAGCTAATACTCTTGTAAATAATTACATACTAAATTATGAGTTAAACAATGAATCTATTGATATAGACTATGATTTGGTTAGAAGAGTTATCGATATTTTAGAATTTGCATTGTTTGATTTATTGTCTTCTCCTGTTGAGAGAGATGAAATTAAAAAACTTGCATCAGAATTATTTAGATTGAGTAGGATTTTGCCTGAAACTGATTGCGTATCACAAAATTTACAACTTCAATTAAAATATAGTTGTTTTGGTGTTTTAGGTGATTTGACGACTAGTGTATCTATGCTATTAAAAGAAAGAGAATGGGATACATCATTATTAGAAAGTGCAAATTGGAAAGAAAGAACCTTTGTTACTATTATGGATGTTTGGTTACGGCTCATTCGTAAAAAAGGATGGAATGATAGAGATATTGTTTTAGAACGTATATCCAATTTAAAGCAGGCACAAAAAGAGTATGAAAAAAACTTTATAGAAGAGTCAAAAAAGAAAAAAGATGGTTATGAATTAATAATTTTATATCATCTTGCATCTGCAGCAGAGAAGATGGCCCTTTATATTACAGATGGAAAAGTAAATGGTAACTTCCAAGTTCAACAAATATTGGATTCCCATTTTGATAAAGTCATAGATATTTGTAAGCATGTACAAATGCTTGAACTAGAGCCTATTGTCAGACTGCTTGAAGCTACATCAAAGAACTTAGTTGAAAATTCTATTTGGACAGTTACAAGAGCAGTAAACTCAAGAGTTACTAAATTTGTTCAAACACTTGTTGATCAGGGGCGTGGCGATAAAGCATTATTCGATGTTTTACCTCCTCAAAGATTAACTTTGGCAGAAGAAGGGTTACTTGGTTCAAGTAGACGAGCAGTCGTAGTTAGTTTACCTACATCGAGTGGTAAAACGATGATTTCACAATTTAGAATATTACAGGCTCTTAATCAATTTGATCATGAAAATGGGTGGGTTGCATATTTAGCACCTACAAGAGCATTGGTTAATCAAATCACCAGAAGAATCAGAAATGATTTTGAGCCGTTAGGTATTTCTGTAGAACAAGTAAGTCCTGCTCTTGAAGTAGATGGCTTTGAGATGAGTATATTACAAAATAGGGATAAAGATAGCCAGTTCAAAGTTCTTGTGACTACACCTGAAAAGTTAGACTTGATGCTTCGACAGAATTGGGAAAAGAAAATTGAAAGACCTTTAACTCTTGTCGTGGTTGATGAAGCACATAATCTTCAAAATGCTAATAGAGGACTAAAACTAGAGTTATTGTTAGCAAATATCAATAAAGAGTGTGAACATGCACAGTTTTTACTCTTGACGCCATTTATTGAAAATGCAAAAGAGATTGCGACTTGGCTTGGTGGTGTTAATTCAGATGATATTAGTATGTCATTAGATTGGCAACCAAATGACAGAGCCATAGGGATTGTGTATGCCGAAAAAAGTGATAGTAGGTGTACATCGGGTTGTAATTTCAATTTAAAATTTAAATCAGTACATACAAGTAAACCAAGTATTTCAATTGATGACAATATTTTGATGCTTGGAAATAATGATACATATACTTTTAGGCAAGTAAATAATAACGCAAAATTAGCTACTATGGTCGTAAATCAATTAAAACAGAGAGATTCTGTCATTGCGATACATGGACGAATTGATTGGACATGGTCATTAGCTAATGAAATTAAAAGTAAAAGTAGCCAAGTTCCACCAAGTGAAAATATTCAATATGTGCAAAAGTTTTTAGCGTATGAATTTGGTGCAACCTTTCAACTTATAGATCTCTTGAATTATAAAATTGGTGTTCACCATGCAGGGCTTTCAGATGAAGTGCGCACTTTGATGGAGTGGTTGTTTGAAGAGGGAGAAATAAATGTACTTGTAGCTACAACAACAATAGCTCAAGGGATGAACTTTCCTGTTGGTGCAGTTGTTATGGCTTCTCATCAATACTATTCTCCATCTGCTCCGCCAATAGCAATGCCTCCCGAAGATTTTTGGAATATAGCAGGTCGCGCTGGAAGAGTAGGTCAAGATAGCGTAGGTATTATTTCGCTAGTAGCTAAAAATGATACAGAAATAGAAAAGCTAAAAACATTTATCAATAATCAAACTGGTGCTTTAAACTCATCATTAATTGAAATGGTTACTGAGGCAATGCAAAGTACAAATAGAATGAATATTGAAGATTTAGGTAAAATCGTATATCAACAACCTACTTGGTCTGCTTTCGTTCAATATCTTACACATACTTATAAGCAAATGGGAGAATCTGAAAATTTTATTACTGAAATTGAACAGGTGCTTAGGGGAACTTTCGGATTTGAAAAACTGAGACAGAAAAATAGGGATTGGTCAAATAAATTTATTAGAGGTGTTGCCAATTATGTAACATATATGCAAAAACCTGGGCAACCAATAAACTTAGTTGATTCAACTGGATTTTCTTTGCAAAGTGTCAATACTCTTTTACAAAATGCAGGGATAGAAAATATAAATAAAGATAGTTGGAATCAAGAGTTATTTGGCCATTCATCTATTGAGTTACAAAAAATGATAGGTGTACTATTGAAAATACCTGAATTGCGGGATAATTTTGATGATATAGTCAGGAAAACAAATTCTCAAGATGGAAATACAATATCATTGGTAATTAAAGATTGGGTAAATGGGAAAAGTATAGAAAATATTGCAGAAGATTATTTTAAAACTGAAAATATAAGTATGGATGATGCAATTACAAAATGTGGTCAAAGTTTATATGGTAGAATAACTCAAACTGCATCGTGGGGCTTATCGGCACTGCTTTCATCAACTGTAGGTGAAGTAGAAGACGAAGAGTTCCAAAAGTTAAGTAATCTTCCTGCAAGAGTCTATTATGGTGTAAATACTGATGATGCGATGATGTTAAGACTTTTAGGTGTACCAAGAATTGCTTCAAATGAATTATCAAAAGAGTTAGTAAATATTAATAGTGATGCCGTTGTAAATGTTAGAGAAATGTTAAAAGCCAATGGTCAGGAAGTATGGAAGAGAACAATGGGAAATGAAAAAGGTAAAGTCTATTATAAGGTGTGGTCTGTTTTAGAAGGATTAAATTAA